A part of Winslowiella toletana genomic DNA contains:
- a CDS encoding DUF2612 domain-containing protein, translated as MSKYTDLISNYHRGKPLFVDHLDLSTRPLTDTLTTAKSLITAFDIDEAVGVQLDILGQWIGRSRVVSQPIAGVYFSLDVDGLGYDQGVWQGPYDPDSGYTSLSDETYRVILKAKIAINNWDGSNDSLPLILDTALSGSDLRMQIVDNQDMTISVWVFPENDISDVSLELIAAIKQGYLTVKAAGVWAGDIQTPSIETPSEGNKFFGFDMDNEYISGFDIGAWENTL; from the coding sequence ATGAGCAAATATACTGACCTGATAAGCAACTATCACCGCGGTAAACCGCTGTTTGTTGACCATCTCGATCTCTCCACCCGGCCACTGACCGACACTTTAACCACGGCAAAATCCCTTATCACTGCTTTTGATATTGATGAAGCCGTCGGTGTGCAACTGGATATTTTGGGGCAGTGGATTGGGCGCAGCCGGGTTGTCAGTCAGCCAATTGCCGGGGTCTATTTTTCTCTGGATGTCGATGGACTCGGCTATGACCAGGGGGTATGGCAGGGACCATACGATCCTGACAGCGGTTATACCAGCCTGAGTGATGAAACCTATCGCGTTATTCTGAAGGCGAAAATCGCCATTAATAACTGGGATGGCAGTAACGACTCACTGCCGCTGATTCTTGACACTGCGCTTAGCGGCTCCGATTTGCGTATGCAGATTGTTGATAATCAGGATATGACCATTTCAGTCTGGGTCTTTCCTGAGAACGATATTTCTGATGTATCTCTGGAATTAATCGCTGCCATTAAACAGGGATATTTAACGGTCAAGGCTGCGGGTGTGTGGGCCGGAGATATTCAAACCCCTTCCATTGAAACACCATCGGAAGGAAATAAATTTTTTGGTTTTGATATGGATAACGAGTACATCTCGGGATTCGATATTGGTGCATGGGAGAATACACTATAA
- a CDS encoding baseplate J/gp47 family protein, which produces MALNLDTLGLSATVTASGISAPDYQTILTTITGYFQQIYGTDVYLEPDSKDGQMVALVALAIHDANNSAIACYNSFSPATAMSDALSRNVKINGITRQAATHSTVDVTLSGTIGVTIVDGSVMDANRVVWNLPASVTIGTSGSVTITATSAISGAIAAAIGSVNQINTPTRGWTSVSNATAATIGSAAETDAELRRRQTQSVALPSLTPFDAVDGALANIAGVTRHKLYENDTSSMDANQLPAHSIAAIVDGGDATAIAGTLRSKKGQGVATFGTTSVMVNDLYGNPHSIAFSRSSDVPVFIILTLRAFTGYTSQVGEEIKAAMAAWINSLAIGDDVLLSRLWSPANLGVVSGGASRYYDITDLRIGKSAASVAAANIDIAFNQSASCSTANITLTVTS; this is translated from the coding sequence ATGGCTCTCAATCTTGATACGCTGGGGCTCTCCGCTACGGTGACCGCCTCAGGGATAAGTGCGCCCGATTATCAGACAATACTCACTACGATAACCGGTTATTTTCAGCAGATTTACGGCACCGATGTTTACCTCGAACCAGACAGCAAGGATGGTCAGATGGTGGCGCTGGTGGCGCTGGCGATTCACGATGCCAATAACAGCGCTATTGCCTGCTATAACTCATTCTCTCCTGCAACGGCGATGTCTGACGCGCTGAGTCGTAATGTAAAAATTAACGGTATTACCCGTCAGGCCGCCACCCATTCCACGGTAGATGTCACCCTAAGCGGAACCATCGGCGTCACTATCGTCGATGGTTCGGTCATGGATGCCAATAGGGTGGTATGGAATCTGCCCGCCAGCGTGACGATTGGCACCAGCGGATCGGTGACCATTACCGCCACCAGCGCCATATCCGGCGCCATAGCGGCAGCTATTGGATCGGTGAATCAAATCAACACCCCGACACGCGGCTGGACATCGGTCAGCAATGCGACGGCTGCCACTATTGGCAGCGCTGCGGAAACTGATGCCGAATTGCGGCGACGGCAAACCCAGAGCGTGGCATTGCCGTCGCTGACGCCGTTTGACGCGGTTGACGGCGCGCTGGCAAATATCGCCGGGGTCACGCGTCATAAGCTCTACGAGAACGATACCAGCAGCATGGATGCCAACCAGTTACCAGCGCACTCCATTGCGGCGATTGTCGACGGTGGCGATGCGACAGCGATTGCCGGCACGCTGCGCAGCAAAAAAGGGCAAGGGGTCGCGACTTTCGGCACGACCTCCGTGATGGTAAACGATCTGTACGGCAACCCGCACAGCATCGCTTTCTCGCGCTCAAGTGACGTACCGGTATTTATCATCCTGACTCTGCGCGCTTTTACCGGTTATACCTCGCAGGTTGGTGAAGAGATTAAAGCGGCGATGGCGGCCTGGATTAATTCGCTGGCGATTGGCGATGATGTGCTGCTCAGTCGGCTCTGGTCACCGGCAAATCTTGGGGTGGTAAGCGGCGGGGCGAGTCGTTATTACGATATTACCGATCTGCGTATCGGTAAGTCTGCCGCCAGCGTCGCGGCAGCGAATATTGATATCGCCTTTAATCAGTCAGCATCCTGCTCAACTGCGAATATCACCCTCACGGTGACTTCATGA
- a CDS encoding Gp138 family membrane-puncturing spike protein — protein sequence MPVSLQIPAGGQQQSFDALANSVFSMMRVSLPGIIQSFNAETVTCTVQPAIKGSAPDQLGNTLSTELPLLLDVPVVFPRGGGCTMTFPVNKGDECLVLFSDRCIDFWWQNGGIQEPVDPRMHDLSDAFALVGPQSQAEKISHISTSAVQVRTDDGNSFIELTQGGRVTIKSALVTIEGDLQVNGSVTSSGDQIAAGISQSGHTHGGVQSGGSNTGGPQ from the coding sequence ATGCCCGTTTCCCTACAAATACCGGCTGGCGGTCAACAGCAATCCTTTGACGCGCTGGCGAACTCTGTTTTCTCAATGATGCGGGTGTCACTGCCCGGCATTATTCAGTCGTTTAATGCCGAAACCGTCACCTGCACCGTGCAACCGGCGATTAAAGGCTCAGCGCCTGATCAACTGGGAAATACGTTGTCCACTGAACTGCCGCTGTTGCTGGATGTGCCGGTAGTCTTCCCGCGCGGCGGCGGTTGCACGATGACCTTTCCGGTTAATAAAGGCGATGAGTGTCTGGTGCTGTTTAGCGATCGCTGTATCGATTTCTGGTGGCAGAACGGCGGCATTCAGGAACCGGTTGATCCACGCATGCACGATCTCTCTGATGCTTTTGCGTTGGTTGGCCCGCAGTCGCAGGCCGAGAAAATCAGCCATATCAGCACCAGCGCCGTGCAAGTCAGAACCGATGACGGCAACAGCTTTATCGAACTGACGCAGGGCGGGCGGGTGACGATCAAATCAGCGCTGGTTACCATCGAAGGCGACCTGCAGGTAAATGGATCTGTCACCTCCAGCGGCGATCAGATTGCTGCCGGTATCAGTCAGAGCGGGCATACCCATGGTGGCGTGCAATCCGGCGGCAGCAATACCGGGGGGCCACAATGA
- a CDS encoding phage baseplate plug family protein: protein MQYGEIPLTPDNQQFTILIGNLSWRIRLLWRDDAGWIMDLQQSDGTAIISGIPLVSGVDLLAQYNSLGFGFSLYFLSDVDTQQYATKTDLGSNSHLYVVTE, encoded by the coding sequence ATGCAATACGGTGAAATCCCCCTTACGCCCGATAATCAGCAGTTCACTATTCTAATCGGTAATCTTAGCTGGCGTATTCGTCTGTTATGGCGTGATGACGCTGGCTGGATAATGGATCTGCAACAAAGTGATGGAACCGCGATTATTTCTGGTATTCCGTTAGTGTCGGGCGTCGATCTTCTGGCGCAATACAACTCACTCGGCTTTGGCTTCTCACTCTATTTCCTCAGTGACGTTGATACGCAGCAATATGCGACGAAAACTGACCTCGGCAGCAACAGCCACCTCTATGTGGTCACGGAGTGA
- a CDS encoding phage baseplate protein, translating into MEILSTLFSQQNRKIGLLIPDVVISEKHTDTLEITEHPVETGAPVADHAYMKPAELVMSVGFSAGGSLLDFYDTTSSGYHLGLSPAETYQQLRDLQRSCQPFEVVTGKRIYRNMLIRVIDVTTDKDSENVLKASLTLREVIISAVRKKYVAEKADMQNGVSTASVQNSGAKSVRPAGNQVANRITGG; encoded by the coding sequence ATGGAGATTCTTTCGACGCTGTTTTCGCAACAGAACCGGAAAATCGGGCTGCTCATCCCGGATGTGGTGATCTCTGAAAAACATACTGACACGCTGGAGATCACCGAGCATCCGGTTGAAACTGGCGCACCGGTGGCCGATCACGCTTATATGAAACCCGCTGAACTGGTGATGAGTGTAGGATTTTCGGCTGGCGGCTCCCTGCTGGATTTTTACGATACCACTTCCAGCGGCTACCATCTCGGCTTAAGCCCAGCTGAGACCTACCAGCAGCTGCGCGATTTGCAGCGCAGTTGCCAGCCGTTTGAGGTGGTCACCGGCAAGCGCATCTATCGCAATATGCTGATCCGCGTAATAGACGTTACTACGGATAAAGACAGCGAAAATGTGCTGAAAGCCTCGCTCACGCTGCGTGAAGTGATTATCTCGGCGGTACGTAAAAAATATGTGGCGGAGAAAGCTGATATGCAAAACGGTGTCAGTACCGCGTCGGTGCAGAACAGCGGCGCCAAATCAGTCCGGCCAGCGGGTAATCAGGTGGCTAATCGGATAACCGGAGGATAA
- a CDS encoding DUF6889 family protein → MRPVEAGYISYPALKDGSVDLADIARMNDWLDLKADNQYRIDKWRQANER, encoded by the coding sequence ATGCGCCCGGTGGAGGCCGGGTACATCAGCTATCCGGCGCTGAAGGATGGCTCAGTCGACCTCGCGGATATTGCCAGAATGAACGACTGGCTGGATCTGAAAGCCGATAACCAGTACCGCATCGATAAATGGAGGCAGGCCAATGAGCGCTGA
- a CDS encoding phage tail assembly chaperone, protein MEFELKGQQYRAAKLSVFDQLKVSRKLLPVLAGMLADFQAVRAVAQGGDLYQAIEAVLPKIADALAEMSEEDTNAIIFPCLSVVSRQHGKGWTPLFTQGALMFDDIELFSMLQIVGRVVGDSLGNFLQELPAQETTSQAAA, encoded by the coding sequence ATGGAATTTGAACTGAAAGGCCAGCAGTATCGCGCGGCGAAACTCAGTGTTTTCGACCAGCTAAAAGTATCGCGCAAGCTGTTGCCGGTTCTGGCGGGCATGCTGGCGGATTTTCAGGCGGTGAGAGCTGTCGCGCAGGGCGGTGATCTGTATCAGGCAATCGAGGCCGTGTTACCCAAAATTGCTGATGCGCTGGCGGAGATGAGCGAAGAGGATACCAATGCGATTATCTTTCCCTGCCTGTCGGTGGTGTCGCGTCAGCATGGCAAAGGATGGACGCCGCTATTTACGCAGGGCGCACTGATGTTCGATGACATCGAACTGTTCAGCATGCTGCAGATAGTCGGTCGGGTGGTGGGCGACAGCCTGGGAAATTTTTTGCAAGAACTCCCCGCGCAAGAGACGACATCCCAGGCAGCGGCCTGA